One Elaeis guineensis isolate ETL-2024a chromosome 10, EG11, whole genome shotgun sequence genomic window carries:
- the LOC105052847 gene encoding psbP domain-containing protein 3, chloroplastic isoform X2 gives MASVVSLRPPAPPPRHSAPPARAKVILQCRARPIPPSEQNVRSDERTRFSFGERSTTRRREALLQIFLSAVSFPFIANNASAETDLQQSFRIYEDEMNKFRISIPQDWLVGTGEANGIKSITAFYPKGTSDLNVSVVITGLGPDYTRLESFGTVDAFAESLVNGLDRSWKRPPGLAAKLINSKAANGLYYVEYTLQNPGEKCRHILSAIGMASNGWYNRLYTVTGQFMEDESEKYRSQIEQSVSSFRLI, from the exons ATGGCCTCCGTCGTCTCCCTCCGACCCCCCGCCCCACCTCCTCGCCACTCCGCGCCTCCCGCCCGCGCAAAAG TGATTCTCCAATGCCGAGCGCGACCGATTCCACCATCGGAGCAGAACGTCCGTTCCGATGAAAGAACCCG TTTTAGCTTCGGTGAACGATCTACAACCAGGAGGAGAGAGGCGTTGCTTCAGATATTTCTCTCTGCGGTCTCGTTTCCGTTTATAGCTAACAATGCTTCAGCTGAGACtg ATCTGCAGCAGAGTTTTCGCATATATGAGGATGAGATGAATAAGTTTCGAATATCGATCCCCCAAG ATTGGTTAGTTGGTACAGGTGAAGCTAATGGCATCAAGTCAATCACTGCATTTTACCCGAAAGGAACTTCTGATTTAAATG TCAGCGTCGTGATCACTGGGCTTGGTCCAGATTACACCAGATTAGAATCTTTTGGCACAGTAGATGCGTTTGCAGAGAGCCTG GTAAATGGATTGGATCGAAGCTGGAAAAGACCCCCAGGGCTGGCAGCGAAACTAATTAATTCTAAGGCAGCAAATG GGCTGTATTATGTTGAGTATACGTTGCAAAATCCTGGGGAGAAATGCAGGCACATACTGTCAGCCATTGGAATGGCATCCAATGGTTGGTACAATAGACTGTATACAGTTACAGGCCAG TTTATGGAGGATGAATCAGAGAAGTACAGATCCCAAATTGAGCAG TCTGTTTCGTCATTCAGATTGATATGA
- the LOC105052847 gene encoding psbP domain-containing protein 3, chloroplastic isoform X4: MASVVSLRPPAPPPRHSAPPARAKVILQCRARPIPPSEQNVRSDERTRRREALLQIFLSAVSFPFIANNASAETDLQQSFRIYEDEMNKFRISIPQDWLVGTGEANGIKSITAFYPKGTSDLNVSVVITGLGPDYTRLESFGTVDAFAESLVNGLDRSWKRPPGLAAKLINSKAANGLYYVEYTLQNPGEKCRHILSAIGMASNGWYNRLYTVTGQFMEDESEKYRSQIEQSVSSFRLI, translated from the exons ATGGCCTCCGTCGTCTCCCTCCGACCCCCCGCCCCACCTCCTCGCCACTCCGCGCCTCCCGCCCGCGCAAAAG TGATTCTCCAATGCCGAGCGCGACCGATTCCACCATCGGAGCAGAACGTCCGTTCCGATGAAAGAACCCG GAGGAGAGAGGCGTTGCTTCAGATATTTCTCTCTGCGGTCTCGTTTCCGTTTATAGCTAACAATGCTTCAGCTGAGACtg ATCTGCAGCAGAGTTTTCGCATATATGAGGATGAGATGAATAAGTTTCGAATATCGATCCCCCAAG ATTGGTTAGTTGGTACAGGTGAAGCTAATGGCATCAAGTCAATCACTGCATTTTACCCGAAAGGAACTTCTGATTTAAATG TCAGCGTCGTGATCACTGGGCTTGGTCCAGATTACACCAGATTAGAATCTTTTGGCACAGTAGATGCGTTTGCAGAGAGCCTG GTAAATGGATTGGATCGAAGCTGGAAAAGACCCCCAGGGCTGGCAGCGAAACTAATTAATTCTAAGGCAGCAAATG GGCTGTATTATGTTGAGTATACGTTGCAAAATCCTGGGGAGAAATGCAGGCACATACTGTCAGCCATTGGAATGGCATCCAATGGTTGGTACAATAGACTGTATACAGTTACAGGCCAG TTTATGGAGGATGAATCAGAGAAGTACAGATCCCAAATTGAGCAG TCTGTTTCGTCATTCAGATTGATATGA
- the LOC105052847 gene encoding psbP domain-containing protein 3, chloroplastic isoform X3 — protein MASVVSLRPPAPPPRHSAPPARAKVILQCRARPIPPSEQNVRSDERTRRREALLQIFLSAVSFPFIANNASAETVDLQQSFRIYEDEMNKFRISIPQDWLVGTGEANGIKSITAFYPKGTSDLNVSVVITGLGPDYTRLESFGTVDAFAESLVNGLDRSWKRPPGLAAKLINSKAANGLYYVEYTLQNPGEKCRHILSAIGMASNGWYNRLYTVTGQFMEDESEKYRSQIEQSVSSFRLI, from the exons ATGGCCTCCGTCGTCTCCCTCCGACCCCCCGCCCCACCTCCTCGCCACTCCGCGCCTCCCGCCCGCGCAAAAG TGATTCTCCAATGCCGAGCGCGACCGATTCCACCATCGGAGCAGAACGTCCGTTCCGATGAAAGAACCCG GAGGAGAGAGGCGTTGCTTCAGATATTTCTCTCTGCGGTCTCGTTTCCGTTTATAGCTAACAATGCTTCAGCTGAGACtg TAGATCTGCAGCAGAGTTTTCGCATATATGAGGATGAGATGAATAAGTTTCGAATATCGATCCCCCAAG ATTGGTTAGTTGGTACAGGTGAAGCTAATGGCATCAAGTCAATCACTGCATTTTACCCGAAAGGAACTTCTGATTTAAATG TCAGCGTCGTGATCACTGGGCTTGGTCCAGATTACACCAGATTAGAATCTTTTGGCACAGTAGATGCGTTTGCAGAGAGCCTG GTAAATGGATTGGATCGAAGCTGGAAAAGACCCCCAGGGCTGGCAGCGAAACTAATTAATTCTAAGGCAGCAAATG GGCTGTATTATGTTGAGTATACGTTGCAAAATCCTGGGGAGAAATGCAGGCACATACTGTCAGCCATTGGAATGGCATCCAATGGTTGGTACAATAGACTGTATACAGTTACAGGCCAG TTTATGGAGGATGAATCAGAGAAGTACAGATCCCAAATTGAGCAG TCTGTTTCGTCATTCAGATTGATATGA
- the LOC105052847 gene encoding psbP domain-containing protein 3, chloroplastic isoform X1 has translation MASVVSLRPPAPPPRHSAPPARAKVILQCRARPIPPSEQNVRSDERTRFSFGERSTTRRREALLQIFLSAVSFPFIANNASAETVDLQQSFRIYEDEMNKFRISIPQDWLVGTGEANGIKSITAFYPKGTSDLNVSVVITGLGPDYTRLESFGTVDAFAESLVNGLDRSWKRPPGLAAKLINSKAANGLYYVEYTLQNPGEKCRHILSAIGMASNGWYNRLYTVTGQFMEDESEKYRSQIEQSVSSFRLI, from the exons ATGGCCTCCGTCGTCTCCCTCCGACCCCCCGCCCCACCTCCTCGCCACTCCGCGCCTCCCGCCCGCGCAAAAG TGATTCTCCAATGCCGAGCGCGACCGATTCCACCATCGGAGCAGAACGTCCGTTCCGATGAAAGAACCCG TTTTAGCTTCGGTGAACGATCTACAACCAGGAGGAGAGAGGCGTTGCTTCAGATATTTCTCTCTGCGGTCTCGTTTCCGTTTATAGCTAACAATGCTTCAGCTGAGACtg TAGATCTGCAGCAGAGTTTTCGCATATATGAGGATGAGATGAATAAGTTTCGAATATCGATCCCCCAAG ATTGGTTAGTTGGTACAGGTGAAGCTAATGGCATCAAGTCAATCACTGCATTTTACCCGAAAGGAACTTCTGATTTAAATG TCAGCGTCGTGATCACTGGGCTTGGTCCAGATTACACCAGATTAGAATCTTTTGGCACAGTAGATGCGTTTGCAGAGAGCCTG GTAAATGGATTGGATCGAAGCTGGAAAAGACCCCCAGGGCTGGCAGCGAAACTAATTAATTCTAAGGCAGCAAATG GGCTGTATTATGTTGAGTATACGTTGCAAAATCCTGGGGAGAAATGCAGGCACATACTGTCAGCCATTGGAATGGCATCCAATGGTTGGTACAATAGACTGTATACAGTTACAGGCCAG TTTATGGAGGATGAATCAGAGAAGTACAGATCCCAAATTGAGCAG TCTGTTTCGTCATTCAGATTGATATGA
- the LOC105052846 gene encoding AT-hook motif nuclear-localized protein 10: MEVRSETGIMSGRESFNVGMQKSPVQSQPSMQSMRLAYTPDGTAIYKPITTSSPPPQPYQGGGGGGTAAGGGGGGGSTGGGDGPSPAAIPPHGLNINMGEPMKRKRGRPRKYGPDGTMALALTTTSPTAAVSPGSGGFTHSSTGAGNLASSASAEAMKKARGRPPGSGKKQQMAALGSAGIGFTPHVITVKAGEDVSSKIMSFSQHGPRAVCILSANGAISNVTLRQAATSGGTVTYEGRFEILSLSGSFLLSESGGQRSRTGGLSVSLAGPDGRVLGGGVAGLLTAASPVQVVVGSFIADGKKEPKQMTPSDPASAPGKLAPGGTTGANSPPSRGTLSESSGGPGSPLNQSTGTCNNSNQQGLSNMPWK; encoded by the exons ATGGAAGTAAGATCTGAGACTGGAATCATGTCTGGGAGGGAATCGTTTAACGTAGGTATGCAGAAAAGTCCTGTCCAGTCCCAGCCATCGATGCAGAGCATGCGATTGGCCTACACTCCAGACGGAACGGCGATCTACAAGCCGATCACCACTAGCTCTCCTCCGCCTCAACCTTatcaaggaggaggaggaggaggaacagcagcaggaggaggaggaggaggagggagcaCCGGAGGCGGCGATGGACCCTCGCCAGCGGCGATCCCACCACATGGCCTGAACATCAACATGGGAGAGCCGATGAAACGGAAGCGAGGGCGGCCGAGGAAGTACGGGCCTGATGGTACCATGGCTCTCGCATTGACCACTACATCTCCAACTGCAGCAGTCTCCCCTGGTTCAGGAGGGTTCACTCATTCCTCTACTGGGGCAGGGAACCTGGCGTCATCGGCCTCGGCGGAGGCCATGAAGAAAGCAAGAGGCCGGCCGCCTGGCTCTGGCAAGAAGCAGCAGATGGCTGCTCTGG GATCGGCAGGGATTGGATTTACACCTCATGTAATTACAGTGAAAGCGGGAGAG GATGTGTCGTCTAAGATCATGTCATTTTCTCAGCATGGACCACGTGCAGTTTGCATCCTTTCAGCAAATGGTGCTATATCTAACGTGACTCTTCGTCAGGCAGCAACTTCTGGTGGAACAGTAACTTATGAG GGCCGATTTGAGATATTGTCACTATCTGGTTCATTTTTGCTGTCAGAGAGTGGCGGTCAGCGTAGTCGAACAGGTGGTCTGAGTGTTTCGCTGGCAGGCCCGGATGGCCGTGTTTTAGGTGGTGGAGTGGCAGGCCTATTAACAGCAGCATCCCCGGTCCAG GTTGTGGTGGGCAGTTTTATAGCTGATGGGAAGAAAGAGCCGAAGCAGATGACTCCTTCAGATCCTGCGTCGGCTCCTGGAAAGCTTGCCCCTGGTGGGACAACGGGTGCCAACAGTCCACCGTCACGAGGCACACTGAGTGAATCCTCCGGCGGGCCTGGAAGCCCATTGAACCAGAGCACAGGCACCTGCAATAACAGCAACCAACAGGGCTTGTCTAACATGCCGTGGAAATGA
- the LOC105052845 gene encoding uncharacterized protein (The sequence of the model RefSeq protein was modified relative to this genomic sequence to represent the inferred CDS: added 12 bases not found in genome assembly), with amino-acid sequence MAMRAFYKEIKGMKVRDLPGHLKPKLTWDHIKKTTDQAVDRYIEKYIETSSVEPLFHVCIGGMIFSYLVALPEERRHLEHQQKHAAGGH; translated from the coding sequence GCGTTCTACAAGGAGATCAAGGggatgaaggtgagagatcttcCGGGCCATCTGAAGCCGAAGCTCACGTGGGATCACATCAAGAAGACGACCGACCAGGCGGTGGACCGCTACATCGAGAAGTACATCGAGACCAGCTCCGTCGAGCCCCTCTTCCACGTCTGCATCGGCGGCATGATCTTCTCGTACCTCGTCGCCCTTCCCGAGGAGCGCCGCCACCTCGAGCACCAGCAGAAGCACGCCGCCGGCGGCCATTGA